Genomic DNA from Paucilactobacillus hokkaidonensis JCM 18461:
CAAAAAAATAAGAATCAGAAAGCAACCAATCAGGTTGTGGAAGTTGATATCACCAAAATTACGCCGAATCGATTTCAGCCACGGAAGGTTTTTGATGCAACCGCAATTAAAGAATTAGCTGAAACGATTCAAAATCATGGATTACTGCAACCAATTATCGTCCGGGAATATGAACCAAGTAAATATGAAATCATTGCTGGTGAGCGCCGGTTTCGAGCAGTTAATGAACTGAAATGGGAAAAGATTCCAGCGATCATTGAAAAAATGAATGATAAAGAAACTGCTTCGCTGGCATTAATTGAAAATTTACAGCGAGAACAGCTTAGTTCAGTTGAAGAAGCACAGGCCTATCGTAGCCTGATGGATCTTAATCATTTGACTCAAACTGCATTGGCCCAGGGAATGGGAAAAAGCCAATCGGCTGTTGCCAATAAGTTACGATTGTTGAAACTCATTGCTCCAGTCCAAAATGCAATTTTAGATCGTCGAATTACTGAACGACATGGTCGAGCGTTACTCGAATTAAATGATGACCAACAGCGTGAAGCACTAATGGAAATTGTTAATAGTAAGTTGACGGTTAAGCAAACTGAAGAATTAGTCGCTGAAATGACTGGCAAGGCCCGGACATTGGCAGAAGAAACAAAAGCGCCAGCTGCCAAGCCAAAAAAACGGGCTAGACGGTCAAATTCTAAGGGCTTGACTGCCGATACTCGAGTAGCGGTGAATACGATTAAAGAATCAGTCAAATTAATTCGTGATAATGGAATGAAAATAAAAACGCGTGAAT
This window encodes:
- the noc gene encoding nucleoid occlusion protein; amino-acid sequence: MAFSIFGSQKNKNQKATNQVVEVDITKITPNRFQPRKVFDATAIKELAETIQNHGLLQPIIVREYEPSKYEIIAGERRFRAVNELKWEKIPAIIEKMNDKETASLALIENLQREQLSSVEEAQAYRSLMDLNHLTQTALAQGMGKSQSAVANKLRLLKLIAPVQNAILDRRITERHGRALLELNDDQQREALMEIVNSKLTVKQTEELVAEMTGKARTLAEETKAPAAKPKKRARRSNSKGLTADTRVAVNTIKESVKLIRDNGMKIKTRESDEDDHYEIVIEIPKQK